GAGCAGCAGCGATTCAAGGTGCCGCAGATCCTGGGTGAGGAGTGACCGACATGACGGACATCATCAGGCTCACCGCGGCCGAGACCGCCGCGAGGATCGCCTCCGGCGAGCTCACCGCCGTGCAGGTCACCGAGGCCCACCTGGCCCGTATCGAGGCCGTGGACGAGAAGGTGCACGCGTTCCTGCACGTCGACCGCGAGGGCGCCCTCAAGCAGGCCCGCGCCGTCGACGCCAGGCGGGAGCGCGGCGAGCAGCTCGGCCCGCTCGCCGGCGTGCCGATCGCCGTCAAGGACCTCTTCACCACCGAGGGCGTCCCCACCACCGTCGGCTCCAAGATCCTCGAAGGCTGGGTCCCGCAGTACGACGCCACCGTCACCAGGCGCCTCAAGGACGCCGGCCTGGTGCTGCTCGGCAAGACGAACATGGACGAGTTCGCCATGGGCTCCTCCACCGAGAACAGCGCCTACGGGCCCACCGGCAACCCCTGGGACCTCACCCGGGTCCCCGGCGGCTCCGGGGGCGGCTCCAGTGCCGCCATCGCCTCGTACCAGGCCGCGCTCGCGATGGGCACGGACACCGGCGGCTCGATCCGCCAGCCCGCCGCGGTCACCGGCACCGTCGGCGTCAAGCCCACCTACGGCGGCGTCTCCCGGTACGGCATGGTGGCCTTCTCCAGCTCGCTCGACCAGGGCGGCCCCTGTGCCCGGACGGTCCTCGACGCAGCCCTGCTGCACGAGGTCATCGGCGGCCACGACCCGCTGGACTCCACCTCCATCGACGCCCCGGTACCGCCGGTGGTGGAGGCGGCACGGAGCGGCAGCGTGCGGGGCCTGCGGATCGGAGTCGTGAAGCAGTTCCGCGGCGAGGGCTACCAGCCCGGCGTCGTGCAGCGCTTCGACGAGTCCGTCCAGCTCCTCAAGGAGCTCGGCGCCGATGTCGTCGAGGTGGACTGCCCGTCGTTCGACCTCGCCCTGTCGGCGTACTACCTGATCGCGCCGTCCGAGTGCTCCTCGAACCTCGCCCGCTTCGACGCCATGCGCTACGGCCTGCGGGTCGGCGACGACGGCAACCACAGCGCCGAGGAGGTCACCGCCCTCACCCGCGAGGCCGGCTTCGGCGCCGAGGTCAAGCGCCGGGTCATGCTCGGCACCTACGCGCTCAGCTCCGGCTACTACGACGCGTACTACGGCAGCGCGCAGAAGGTGCGCACGCTCATCGCGCGCGACTTCGAGCGGGCCTTCGAGCAGGTCGACGTGCTCGTCTCGCCGACCACCCCGACCACCGCCTTCCCGATCGGCGAGCGCGCCGACGACCCGATGGCGATGTACCTCGCGGACCTGTGCACCATCCCGGCGAACCTCGCGGGCAACGCCGCCATGTCGCTGCCGTGCGGCCTGGCCCCTGAGGACGGCCTCCCGGTGGGCCTGCAGATCATCGCGCCGGCCATGCGGGACGAAAGGCTGTACAAAGTCGGTGCCGCCGTCGAGTCCGCTTTCGTGGAACGCTGGGGACATCCGCTGCTGGAGGAGGCACCGTCACTGTGAGCGCAATGACCAAGAAGGCCAAGAACTTCAAGAAGTCCAAGACGGGCCTGTACCTGTCGATCGGCAGTACGGCCCTCGGCGCCATCAGCGTGGCCAAGCAGGCCAAGCTGGCCCGGCAGGACAACGACACGCTCCGGCTGGTCGACGCCGCGGTCTCCGCCGTCGCCATCGTCACCGGCCTCGCCATCCTCTACCGCGAGCTGAAGCGCCTGGGCGACGACGACGTCCTGCTGGGCTGAGAGGGAAGTTTTCACCGTGACTGCCACGACCGACCTGGTGCCGTACGAGGAAGCCCTCGCGTCGTACGACCCCGTCATGGGCCTGGAGGTCCATGTCGAGCTGGGCACCAGGACCAAGATGTTCTGCGGCTGCTCCACCGAGCTGGGCGCGCCGCCCAACTCGCAGACCTGCCCGACCTGCCTCGGCCTGCCCGGCGCGCTGCCCGTGATGAACGCGTCCGGCGTCGAGTCCGCCATCCGGATCGGCCTCGCGCTGAACTGCGAGATCGCCGAGTGGTGCCGCTTCGCCCGGAAGAACTACTTCTATCCGGACATGCCGAAGAACTTCCAGACCTCGCAGTACGACGAGCCGATCGCCTACAACGGCTACCTGGACGTCCAGCTGGAGGACGGCACCACCTTCCGCGTGGAGATCGAGCGCGCCCACATGGAGGAGGACACCGGCAAGTCCACCCATGTGGGCGGTGCCACGGGCCGGATCCACGGTGCCCAGCACTCCCTGCTCGACTACAACCGCGCGGGCATCCCGCTCATCGAGATCGTCACCAAGCCCATCGTCGGGGCGGGGGAGCGCGCCCCCGAGGTGGCCCGCGCCTATGTCGCCGAGCTGCGCGAGCTGATCAAGGCGCTGGGCGTGTCCGAGGCCCGGATGGAGATGGGCCAGATGCGCTGCGACGTGAACCTCTCGCTGATGCCCAAGGGCAGCGAGAAGTTCGGTACCCGCAGCGAGACGAAGAACGTCAACTCCCTGCGCAGCGTGGAGCGGGCCGCCCGGTTCGAGATCGAGCGGCACGCCGCGGTGCTGAACTCCGGCGCCACCGTCGTCCAGGAGACCCGGCACTTCCACGAGGACCAGGGCACCACCACCTCCGGCCGGATCAAGGAGGAGGCCGAGGACTACCGGTACTTCCCGGAGCCCGACCTGGTGCCGGTCGCCCCGGCCCGCGAGTGGGTCGACGAGCTCCGCCGCGGCCTGCCCGAACTGCCGTTGCAGCGCCGCAACCGGCTGCGTGAGGAGTGGGACGTCTCCGCCCACGACATGCAGTCGATCCTGAACGCGGGAGCGATCGAGCCGATCGTCGCCACCATCGAGGCCGGCGCCGACT
The nucleotide sequence above comes from Streptomyces sp. TS71-3. Encoded proteins:
- the gatA gene encoding Asp-tRNA(Asn)/Glu-tRNA(Gln) amidotransferase subunit GatA: MTDIIRLTAAETAARIASGELTAVQVTEAHLARIEAVDEKVHAFLHVDREGALKQARAVDARRERGEQLGPLAGVPIAVKDLFTTEGVPTTVGSKILEGWVPQYDATVTRRLKDAGLVLLGKTNMDEFAMGSSTENSAYGPTGNPWDLTRVPGGSGGGSSAAIASYQAALAMGTDTGGSIRQPAAVTGTVGVKPTYGGVSRYGMVAFSSSLDQGGPCARTVLDAALLHEVIGGHDPLDSTSIDAPVPPVVEAARSGSVRGLRIGVVKQFRGEGYQPGVVQRFDESVQLLKELGADVVEVDCPSFDLALSAYYLIAPSECSSNLARFDAMRYGLRVGDDGNHSAEEVTALTREAGFGAEVKRRVMLGTYALSSGYYDAYYGSAQKVRTLIARDFERAFEQVDVLVSPTTPTTAFPIGERADDPMAMYLADLCTIPANLAGNAAMSLPCGLAPEDGLPVGLQIIAPAMRDERLYKVGAAVESAFVERWGHPLLEEAPSL
- the gatB gene encoding Asp-tRNA(Asn)/Glu-tRNA(Gln) amidotransferase subunit GatB; the protein is MTATTDLVPYEEALASYDPVMGLEVHVELGTRTKMFCGCSTELGAPPNSQTCPTCLGLPGALPVMNASGVESAIRIGLALNCEIAEWCRFARKNYFYPDMPKNFQTSQYDEPIAYNGYLDVQLEDGTTFRVEIERAHMEEDTGKSTHVGGATGRIHGAQHSLLDYNRAGIPLIEIVTKPIVGAGERAPEVARAYVAELRELIKALGVSEARMEMGQMRCDVNLSLMPKGSEKFGTRSETKNVNSLRSVERAARFEIERHAAVLNSGATVVQETRHFHEDQGTTTSGRIKEEAEDYRYFPEPDLVPVAPAREWVDELRRGLPELPLQRRNRLREEWDVSAHDMQSILNAGAIEPIVATIEAGADSTAARKWWMGELARHANETGVEPGALPITPVQVARVATLVQEGSLNDKLARQVIEGVLAGEGGPDEVVEKRGLKVVSDEGALTTAVEEAIAGNAAIADKIRGGKVAAAGALVGAVMKATRGQADAARVKELILEKLGVTES